Proteins encoded within one genomic window of Amycolatopsis sp. 2-15:
- a CDS encoding helix-turn-helix domain-containing protein, whose translation MELGVLGLSSDEERVYEALVALPGSTVAGLADHLSSPAGPLQQTLDALVDNHLVAASGSPARYLAAPPDIAINQLVQQRERELSAARAKVHALSEIHRSAHRTSPELVIEQLTDRETIAAAVAHLESEALHQVRVFDTPPYYEPPGGEGAARNTQAQIARHQNDGVAHRVIYSLDAVAWPQKLETDILPAVRGGEEARTRRTLPIKLIIRDDQDALIPFDLSHSGLQVAYLVRRSPLLTALEALFEGEWAQAAPLDASAVTPGPFGGGPRPDDETRALLTMMMAGLTDTAIARVNGWSTRTTYRRLQRLMTELGASTRFQAGSLAERRGWL comes from the coding sequence ATGGAGCTCGGGGTCCTGGGGTTGTCCTCCGACGAGGAGCGGGTCTATGAAGCGCTCGTCGCCCTGCCCGGGTCGACGGTCGCCGGGCTCGCCGACCACCTGTCGAGCCCGGCGGGCCCGTTGCAGCAGACGCTCGACGCCCTCGTCGACAATCACCTGGTGGCCGCGAGCGGCAGCCCGGCGCGGTACCTGGCCGCTCCGCCGGACATCGCGATCAACCAGCTCGTGCAGCAGCGCGAGCGCGAACTGAGCGCGGCGCGCGCGAAAGTGCACGCGCTGTCGGAGATCCACCGCAGCGCGCACCGGACGAGCCCCGAGCTCGTGATCGAGCAGCTCACCGACCGCGAAACGATCGCCGCGGCCGTCGCGCACCTGGAATCCGAGGCGCTGCACCAGGTCCGCGTGTTCGACACCCCGCCGTACTACGAGCCGCCCGGCGGTGAAGGCGCCGCCCGCAACACCCAGGCGCAGATCGCCCGCCACCAGAACGACGGCGTCGCGCACCGCGTGATCTACAGCCTGGACGCGGTGGCCTGGCCGCAGAAGCTGGAAACCGACATCCTGCCCGCCGTCCGCGGCGGCGAAGAAGCCCGGACCCGCCGGACCCTGCCCATCAAACTCATCATCCGCGACGACCAGGACGCCCTCATCCCCTTCGACCTCAGCCACAGCGGCCTGCAGGTCGCCTACCTCGTCCGGCGCTCCCCGCTCCTCACCGCCCTCGAGGCCCTCTTCGAGGGCGAATGGGCCCAGGCCGCCCCGCTCGACGCGTCCGCGGTGACGCCGGGTCCGTTCGGCGGCGGTCCCCGCCCGGACGACGAAACCCGCGCCCTGCTCACGATGATGATGGCGGGCCTCACCGACACCGCCATCGCGCGCGTGAACGGCTGGAGCACCCGGACGACGTACCGCCGGCTCCAGCGGCTGATGACGGAGCTGGGCGCGTCGACACGGTTTCAGGCGGGCAGCCTGGCGGAACGCCGCGGCTGGTTGTGA